CAACAACTCAAGCTTTTCAACAACAAATGTCTACAGACAATTCAGCTTGGGTAAAATATAGCGGAACTTATATTGTTCCTGCTGGTCAAACAACAACAAGAATATCTTTTACATCGGTATCTAGTAACAATGGTGGAGGACCTACAGCAGCTGGTAACTTTATAGATTTATTTAAAGTAAATTTATGTAACGATACAGATGGTGATGGTATTCCAAACTCATTAGATTTAGATTCAGATAACGATGGAATTACAGATGTTATAGAAGCTGGTGGTATTGATGCCAATAGAGATGGTAAAGCTGATGGTACTGTAGGAATTTCTGGTAACACTTTAGGTGTACCAAGTTCAGCAGGTATTGGTACAAATCCTACCAATTCAGATTCAGACACAATAGACGATTATTTAGATATAGATGCAGATAACGATGGGATTCCAGATAATATTGAAGCACAACCTTCTGGTACTTATATTGAGCCTAGTGATGTAGGAACTGATATGACAGATGTTAACAACAATGGTCTAGATGATGTGTATGAAGTTGGTGGTATTGGTTTTGTTCCAGAAAATACAGATGGTACTGATACTGCAGATTATTTAGACCTTGATTCAGATAATGATGGGATTCCAGATATTACTGAAAACGGAGATACAGATAACGTAGCTTTAGGTACAGATGCAGATAATGATGGTTTAGATGATGCTTTCGATGATAATGATGATTCTGGTATCTCTGGAGCAACTGTAAATGATGGTTTAGGTGTAGGAAATAAAGTAACAGATTCGGCTACTTTAGAAACAGCTTATGGTGATGAAGATAGTGACTTTAACCCAGGAACTGGCGATGTAGATTATAGAGATTCTCCAGATGCAGACAATGATGGGATTCCTGATAACATAGATTTAGATGATGACAATGATGGTATACCTGATACAGCTGAAAGTGGTGTCTATTTACATGATGCTGATGAAGATGGTGATGGAATTCCTAATTACAAAGATACTACCGATAATACAGGTGGTGATGGTAATACAGGAACTGACTATACAGACTTAAACGGTGATGGTATTCCTGATGTTTATGACAATGATGGAGATGGGATTCCTAATCACTTAGACTTAGATTCAGACAATGATGGTATTCCAGATATTGTTGAAGCTGGTGGTGAAGATACTGATGGAAATGGACTTATTGATGATATCAATACTGATGGTACATTAGTAAATGATACAGATAATGATGGTTTAGATGATCGTTACGATTCAAATAATGGAGGAAGCGATATTGCAAACCCTGATACTGATGGTGATGGTATTCCTAATACACAAGACTTAGATGCTGACAACGATGGTATTCCAGATGTTGTAGAAGCTGGTGGTACTGATGCTAATGGTGATGGTAGAGCAGATAACTTTATTGATACAGACAATGATGGGTTTAACGATGTTGTTGACGGAGACGTTGGTCAAGATGGTATTTCAGAAAACACAGCAGATGTATTAATTGTTACTGGTGATGATGCAAATGATGATGGTAAACCTGATTCGTATCCTAATGGTGATACTGATAGTGATGGGATTCCTAGTTATTTAGATTTAGATGCAGACAACGATGGTATTCCAGATGTTGTAGAAGCTGGTGGTACAGATGCAAATGGTGATGGTAAAGCAGACAACTTTGTTGATGCAGATAACGATGGTTTTAACGATGTTGTTGATGGAGATCCTACAAATGCTTTAACTACAGGTACAGATACTGCAGGTGCTAATACTAGCGATGCTTTAATCCTTACTGGCCCTGATGCAGGTGGTGATGGTAAACCAGATTCATATCCTAATGGAGATACTGATGGTGATGGTATATTAGACAATCTAGACTTAGATGCTGACAACGATGGTATTCCGGATGTTGTGGAAGCTGGTGGTACTGATATAAACGGTGATGGTATCGCTGATGACTTTATTGATGCGGACAATGACGGTTTTAACGATGTTGTTGATGCAGATCCTACAAATGCTTTAGCAAATGGAACTGATACTGCAGGTGCTAATACTAGCAATGCTTTAATTCTTACTGGTCCTGATGCAAGTGGTGATGGTAACCCAGATTCATATCCTAATGGAGATACTGATAATGATGGTATATTAGACAATTTAGACTTAGATGCTGACAACGATGGAATTCCGGATGTGGTAGAAGCTGGTGGTACTGATATAAACGGTGATGGTATCGCTGATGACTTTATTGATGCGGACAATGACGGTTTTAACGATGTTGTTGATGCAGATCCTACAAATGCTTTAGCAAATGGAACTGATACTGCAGGTGCTAATACTAGCAATGCTTTAATTCTTACTGGTACCGATGATGATAATAATGGTACTCCTAACACTTATCCAAATGGAGATACTGATGGTGATGGTATATTAGACAATTTAGACTTAGATGCCGACAATGATGGAATTCCGGATGTGGTAGAAGCTGGTGGAACAGATACAAATGGTGATGGTAAAGCAGATAACTTTGTTGATGCGGATAATGATGGTTTCAATGATGTTGTTGATGGGGATCCTACAAATGCTTTAGCTAACGGTATAGATACTGCAGGTGCTAATACTAGCAATGCTTTAATTCTTACTGGTCCCGACGCAGGTGGTGATGGTAACCCAGATTCATATCCTAATGGGGATACTGATGGTGATGGTATATTAGACAATTTAGACTTAGATGCTGACAACGATGGGATTCCGGATGTTGTGGAAGCTGGTGGTACTGATGTAAACGGTGATGGTATCGCTGATGACTTTATTGATGCGGACAATGACGGTTTTAACGATGTTGTTGATGCAGATCCTACAAATGCTTTAACTGTTGGTACAGATACTGCAGGTGCTAATACTAGCAATGCTTTAATCATTACTGGCCCTGATGCTGGTGGTGATGGTGAACCAGATTCATATCCTAATGGAGATACTGATGGTGATGGCATATTAGATCTTTTAGACTTAGATTCAGATAACGATGGAATAACTGATGTTATTGAAGCTGGTGGTATAGATGCAGATCGAGATGGTAAAGCTGATGGTTTTGTAGATGCAGATACTGATGGTTTCAATGATCTTGTTGATGGTGATCCTACAAATGTTTTAACTACAGGTACAGATACAGCAGGTGCAAATACTAGTAATGCTTTAATAGTTACAGGACCTGATGCTGGTGGAGATGGTAAACCAGACTCTTACCCTAATGGAGATTTAGATAACGACGGAAAGTTAAACCATTTAGATATTGACACAGATAACGATGGGATTCCAGATAATATTGAAGCACAACCTTCTGGTACTTATATTGAGCCTAGTGATGTAGGAACTGATATGACAGATGTTAACAACAATGGTGTAGATGATGTGTATGAAGTTGGTGGTATTGGTTTTGTTCCAGAAAACACAGATGGTACTGATACTGCAGATTATTTAGACCTTGATTCAGATAATGATGGGATTCCTGATATTACTGAAAACGGAGATACAGATAATGTAGCTTTAGGTACAGATGCGGATAATGATGGTTTAGATGATGCTTTCGATGATAATGATGATTCTGGTATCTCTGGCGCAACTGTAAATGATGGTTTAGGTGTAGGAAATAAAGTAACAGATTCGGCTACTTTAGAAGCAGCTTATGGTGATGAAGATAGTGACTTTAACTTTGGAACTGGTGATGTAGATTATAGAGATTCTCCAGATGCAGACAATGATGGTATTCCAGATAACATAGATTTAGATGATGACAATGATGGTATACCTGATACTGATGAAAGTGGTGTCTATTTACATGATGCTGATGAAGATGGTGATGGGATACCTAATTACAAAGATACTACCGATAATACAAGTGGTGATGGTAATACAGGAACTGACTATACAGACTTAAACGGTGATGGTATTCCTGATGTTTATGACAATGATGGAGATGGGATTCCTAATCACTTAGACTTAGATTCAGACAATGATGGGATTCCAGATATTGTAGAAGCTGGTGGTGAAGATACTGATGGAAATGGACTTATTGATGATATCAATACTGATGGTACATTAGTAAATGATACAGATAATGATGGTTTAGATGATCGTTACGATTCAAATAATGGAGGAAGCGATATTGCAAACCCTGATACTGATGGTGATGGTATTCCTAATACACAAGACTTAGATGCTGACAACGATGGTATTCCAGATGTTGTAGAAGCTGGTGGTACTGATGCTAATGGTGATGGTAGAGCAGATAACTTTATTGATACAGACAATGATGGGTTTAACGATGTTGTTGACGGAGACGTTGGTCAAGATGGTATTTCAGAAAACACAGCAGATGTATTAATTGTTACTGGTGATGATGCAAATGATGATGGTAAACCTGATTCGTATCCTAATGGTGATACTGATAGTGATGGGATTCCTAGTTATTTAGATTTAGATGCAGACAACGATGGTATTCCAGATGTTGTAGAAGCTGGTGGTACAGATGCAAATGGTGATGGTAAAACAGACAACTTTGTTGATGCAGATAACGATGGTTTTAACGATGTTGTTGATGGAGACCCTACAAATGCTTTAACTACTGGTACAGATACTGCTGGGGCTAATACTAGTGATGCATTAATTCTTACTGGTCCCGACGCAGGTGGTGATGGTAAACCAGATTCGTATCCTAATGGTGATACTGATGGGGATGGTATATTAGACAATCTAGACTTAGATGCTGACAACGATGGAATTCCAGATGTTGTAGAAGCTGGTGGTACAGATGCAAATGGTGATGGTAGAGCTGATAACTTTGCTGGAAATGATGCAGATAATGATGGGTTTAATGATGATGTAGATGGAGATCCTACAAATGCTTTAACTGTTGGTACAGATACTGCAGGTGCTAATACTAGCAATGCTTTAATCCTTACTGGCCCTGATGCAGGTGGTGATGGTAACCCAGATTCATATCCTAATGGAGATAATGATAATGATGGAATCTTAGATCATTTAGACTTAGATGCCGACAATGATGGAATTCCGGATGTGGTAGAAGCTGGTGGTACAGATGCTAATGGTGATGGTAGAGCTGATAACTTTGCTGGAAATGATGTAGATAATGATGGGTTTAATGATGATGTAGATGGTGATCCTACAAATGCTTTAATTGTTGGTACAGATACTGCAGGCGCTAATACTAGCAATGCTTTAATTATTACGGGTACCGATGATGATAATAATGGTACTCCTAACACTTATCCAAATGGAGATACTGATGGTGATGGTATATTAGACAATTTAGACTTAGATGCCGACAATGATGGAATTCCGGATGTGGTAGAAGCTGGTGGAACAGACGCTAATGGTGATGGTATCGCTGATGACTTTATTGATGCGGATACTGATGGTTTTAACGATGTTGTTGATGGTGATCCTACAAATGTATTAACAAGCGGTACTGATACTGCAGGTGATAATACTAGTGATGCTTTAATTGTTACAGGTACTGATACTGATAATGATGGACAACCAAACTCATACCCTAATGGAGATACTGATGGTGATGGAATTCTTAATTATTTAGATTTAGATTCTGATAATGATGGAATCACTGATGTTGTAGAAGCTGGTGGTACTGATGCTGATAGAGATGGTAAAGCGGATGGTTTTCTAGATGCGGATACTGATGGTTTTAATGATCTTGTTGATGGAGATCCTACAAATGCATTAGCTACAGGTACAGATACTGTTGGTGCTAATACAGCTAACGCTTTAATCCTTACGGGTGCTGATACTAGTGGTGATGGAAATCCAGACACCTACCCTAATGGAGATTCTGACACTGATGGAAAATTAGACTTCCTTGATATTGATGCAGATAATGATGGAATTCCTGATAATATTGAAGGACAACCTACTAGAGGATATATTGCTCCTAGTGATGTGGGTGCTAATATGACAGATGTTAATAATAATGGATTAGATGATAACTATGAAAATGGGGCTCTTTTTGGTATCGTTCCAGAAAATACAGACGGTGTTGACAATGTTGATTATTTAGATGCTGATTCTGACAATGATGGAATTGATGACATTTTAGAAAACGGAAACCTAAATGCACTCTCAGGAGTTGACACTGATGGTGATGGTTTAGATGATAATTTTGAACACGGAACTAACAATGATGCTTTTAATGTAAATGATGGTATCAATATTCCTAATAAAGCTAGTCTTGGTGATGTTGATGATGATGCAACTTCAATTGGTGATTTAGATTATAGAGATACTACTATTAATGGGATACCAATGATTACGCAAGTGTATCACTTTGGTTCTGAAAAATGGATTGAGATAACCAACATAGGCGTTAATAGTATTGCCGCTAATATTATCAAAATACAATTGTATAAAGATAGAACAGGTGATCAAACAGGTATACCTCCAAATGTTACTTACACTGTAACAACTCCTTTAAACCCAGGAGAGTCTGTCTTGTTTAAGAATACTGCAAATGCAATTACTAATATAAGCGGTACTGCAACTGTTATCGATAATGCAACCTTTGTAAATGTTAATATGCTTACAGATATTGGTGGTGCTAATGATATAATCACATTATCTACACTAAACGATGCAACGTCTTGGACAAAAAGATATGATGTGATTTCAGGTTTTGTTGATAAAACATCTTATGTTAGAATAGATGAAACATTAGTTCCTAATAATACATACACAGCAAGTGAATGGGTGCTATTTATTGATGATGCATTAGATCCTTATAGATTATTAAGTGCTGGCGGTGCACAAAGACATCCTCATGATCCTCTTATTTCTGAAATAACAAGTTCTAATACAGATGCTAACACTTTATTAGGTTTACACAGAATAAACATTACAACAAACTCTGGAACCACTTGGAATAATGGTTACCCAGATAGATCTAGACATGTAGTTGTTAATGGAGATTACAATCATTCTACAGCAAGATTAAGTGCCAGAAAACTAGAAATAGACAACAATAGTAAATTAGTTGTTACTAATAATCTATTGGTTGTTACTAATGATGTAAACTTAACCAATGCTAATGATGAAATTCGTTTGGTAGGTACCTCACAATTAGTACAAACTCATACAGATGCTACGAAGGTATCTGGACTTGGAAAACTTTTAGTAGATCAAAACTCTACAGTACCAAGTTTTTATAGATATAATTACATGAGTTCGCCTGTTACTTCTAACGGTACAACATATAGCTTAGAAACTGTTTTTAAAGATGGTACAACCCCTTTAGCTGCTTCAAATACTATTCAAGACATTACTTTTGTAGGTGGTTATGATGGTAATCATAATACAAATCCTATTTCTTTAGCTAGCTATTGGATTTATACCTATTCACCTTCTACTGATGGTCGTTCTAATTGGGCACAAAGGTATGAAACAGGAACTATTGCTGCAGGAGATGGATTTATATTTAAAGGCCCGGGTGTTGCACAAAATTATACATTTACTGGAATCCCTAATGATGGTAATCTTGATGCTTCTAACATTGGTGCAGGACAATCTTATTTAGTAGGAAATCCTTTTTCTTCTGCTATAAATGTTAAAAAATTTATAGAAGATAATGAAAGCTCATTAACAGGAACACTTTATTTTTGGCAACATGCTTCTGAAGTAAATTCTCAAGTAGGTACTTCTACAGGACATAATTTTGCAGGATATATTGGTGGGTATGCTACTAGAACTATTGATTTAGGTGTTGCGGCAAATGCTTATACTGTAAATCAAAGTAACGGAACTAGTGGTACAGGAACAGGTCATACGTATGATGCTCCAGGGCTCTATATTCCTATCGGTCAAGGTTTCTTTATAGAAGGTGATGCAACCGGAGGTGCTGTTGTATTTAACAATAGTCAAAGAGAATTTATTGATGAAGCGGCAGGCGTTTCTGTATTCTTTAAAGGAGAAGAAACTGCTTCTAAAAATACCGGAAATCACGAAAACACTGTACCAATCATTAAATTAGGTATGGATTACTTAAACGAGCAAGCAATAAGTATTCACCGTCAAATCGGAATCTCGTTTAATCCTAACAATACTTTTGAGTATGAAAAAGGATATGATGCAGGTATCTATGACATAAGTACCACTGACTTTTATTGGAAATTTCCAACTGATGACACTAAATATGTAATCTCTGGTATACAAGATATAACTAGTGATTTAGAAGTACCGTTAGAAATAACAATGGGATATTCTGGTGAGGTTTCAATTACTGTAGATGAAATAAAAAATGTAAGTGAAAACGTATATATTATAGATAAAACAACTGGTATCTTTTATGAGATTATAAATACTAAAGCTGTATTAAATCTAAATGAAGGTGTATACACAGATAGATTTGTTTTAGCGTTTAAACCCAACACCACTTTATCTACAGATGATATTATTGATAATGCATACACAAACGTTTATGCAGATAATAAAAATCATACGTTAGTGATCTCTAAAAATTTAGAAGTTGATATTACAAATGTTGAACTCTACAATATATTAGGTGAAAAAGTGAGTCTTTGGAAAATTAAAAAACAAAATAATTCTTACAAATTAGACATTAAAAAACAAATACCAACAGGTGTTTATATCGTTAGACTAAACACTAGTAAAGGTGAAATTAATAAGAAAATCGTGATTGAATAATCAATATTTAATTTAAAGACTTAATATAAAAAGGTTCGTAAGAATTTTCTTTTTGAAAAACGATTGAATAAACGACGTAATCATTTTAAATACTAAAACTCACACTATCAATACATTATAACTTATCTAATCTTTTTTTCTCTTAATTACGGTTTCCCGTAAAATACTTTCACATAAGCAAATTACCTTTGAGTAATAATTTCTTTTTAAAAAGTTTTGGAGGAAACATATCATAAAAGGGAGAATTGCTATGAAAAGTAAAACCTTACGGTAACCCGTAAGGTTTTTTTCTTTGTTGGAAGTAAATTTGAACTAACAAACTTAAAATGATAAAGGATGAACAAACATGTATTACAATCTCAAATTAAATCAGTGGGAACGGCCTATCTATTCTTCTTTTTTCTAGGGGCTCAATATGCTTACCTTGGAAAGTGGGGAATTCAATTTTTATTCTGGTTTACTCTTGGTGGTCTCGGAATTTGGACAATAATTGATCTATTTACAATTTCTGGTAAAGTAGAATCTCATAATGCTACTATATTTCAACAAATTGAACAAATTGAAAAGAGAGAAAGAGAAGATGATCAAGCAAGACAATTAGCTATGATTTCTGCAATAAAAGTAAACTAGAATTATTAATTGAAACACTCGTTTAATTGTTTTAAAGAAATAAAAAAAGAATATTCTTACTCGTTCTAATATTGGTCGCATTAAATATAAAATACGGCTATTGACATGACCAATCTTATGAATAGTATAAATGGGTCAAGAGATTTATATAAGTTTTTAAGTAAAAAAAGCAGAAGACGAATTAAACTTAACATTTAAATAAAAATATGGAATCAATATTACCAATATTAATCATAGCGTTTAAAATCATAGGAGTAATCGTCTGTAGAAGTAAGGCAGAAGAATTGAATCGAAGTAAAGGAGGTTGGGGTTTCTTTGGTTTTATGTCACCCATTCTTGCAATGATTTGGATTCAATTTATGAAACCTGTTACTAATTAGAGTAATAATAAATTTAACTCCAACAATGAACTTAGATAAGACGAACTTCTTTCTTAAACCATCTAAAAAATAATAGCTAAAATAAAAAAAGAATATTCTTACTCGTTCTAATATTGGTTGCATTAAATATAAAATACGGGTATTGTTCAGTAAACATTTAAAAGTCAAATTTTTAAATCACTTATAAATAGGTTTAGTTATCTTTGAAACTGAAAGAAATTGAAAATTAAAAAATTACATCCTTTTTTTAAAAATTTGATATTATTACATATCATCTTTTACCTCTAAGTGGTGTTCATATATAAATATGAAGCTGAAAAATATTTTACCCCCAAAAATTAAAAATAGCATTGTACTTACAACTATTGTACTTATAAGTAGTTTGCTTTTTAGTTCACAGAGCAATATAAATAATTATATAAAAAATACCTTTTTTGAAAGCATTACTGCAACTATTACCGCTAGTAATTCAGAAGTCTGTAAAGGTGAGTCTACAAGTATTACTTTTGAAGCAGAAAAAGGTACTTCACCTTACACTTTTACTTATGAATTAAATAATAATCTGCAACCAGAAATCACAACCACATCTGGTAACGCTATAACAATTACTTTAGACGGAACCACTGTTGGTAATTTTACATATAAATTAATAAATATAAAAGATAGTAGTAACCCTGTTCAAAATATAGATATTAATGACCAAGAAGAAACAATAAAAGTAAATGCGCTACCAATAGTTGATTTTACTTTTAATAATGATGAAGCCTGTTCTGGTGAATCTGTAACTTTTACAAGTAACGTTTCAGGAGTTGGAGCGTTA
The window above is part of the Polaribacter sp. SA4-12 genome. Proteins encoded here:
- a CDS encoding TM2 domain-containing protein, giving the protein MNKHVLQSQIKSVGTAYLFFFFLGAQYAYLGKWGIQFLFWFTLGGLGIWTIIDLFTISGKVESHNATIFQQIEQIEKREREDDQARQLAMISAIKVN
- a CDS encoding T9SS type A sorting domain-containing protein, with the protein product MLNKAQITELFGEMIRYKKIFLSGILILGLLSTTSFTIKEIDSPYNFVALNDIDNDGILNDVDLDDDNDGILDTDENDCPSAAYIDLGQAFTNTNTGTNGGSSSGSVANIYSFGSANASFSYELTNSAVWVSGVASATTATVDGTYINVQPKTTNFPNGSSYPANAGTISVAVYTLTFSEPVYNVEFKWGGLDFDDRIDFSASLSGADVPLEVANNNLPSGQYTINDQSVVSLYTTGDNAPNNSVIVSANGPINKITFIAGKEDGDTGNVTMQLFELKYCLPKDTDGDGIPNHLDLDSDNDGITDVIESGGTDANRDGKADGTIGTAPTTNGVPSTASTGTSPTETADGDTIPDYLDIDADNDGIPDNVEAQTTNDYTAPSGIGIAMIDLNKNGVDDSYEVSGIGFVPTNTDNTDNPDYIDTDTDNDGTLDIAENGDATNNSLTGIDTDGDGLYDIFDDNNGVNNGINPPNAGNLGDADSDLASGGNVDFRDTPGDSDNDTIADEDDLDDDNDGILDIEEGCTGDVALNGDFETVIETNAVNTYGTSPNQSFQLPQADVVNWSTTAADGIIEIWDTNHNGGDPAPTPSYSGDYHAEINATDESASLYQDITTVGGQVMTWSIYHRGRRGLDVANVNIGNTTTQAFQQQMSTDNSAWVKYSGTYIVPAGQTTTRISFTSVSSNNGGGPTAAGNFIDLFKVNLCNDTDGDGIPNSLDLDSDNDGITDVIEAGGIDANRDGKADGTVGISGNTLGVPSSAGIGTNPTNSDSDTIDDYLDIDADNDGIPDNIEAQPSGTYIEPSDVGTDMTDVNNNGLDDVYEVGGIGFVPENTDGTDTADYLDLDSDNDGIPDITENGDTDNVALGTDADNDGLDDAFDDNDDSGISGATVNDGLGVGNKVTDSATLETAYGDEDSDFNPGTGDVDYRDSPDADNDGIPDNIDLDDDNDGIPDTAESGVYLHDADEDGDGIPNYKDTTDNTGGDGNTGTDYTDLNGDGIPDVYDNDGDGIPNHLDLDSDNDGIPDIVEAGGEDTDGNGLIDDINTDGTLVNDTDNDGLDDRYDSNNGGSDIANPDTDGDGIPNTQDLDADNDGIPDVVEAGGTDANGDGRADNFIDTDNDGFNDVVDGDVGQDGISENTADVLIVTGDDANDDGKPDSYPNGDTDSDGIPSYLDLDADNDGIPDVVEAGGTDANGDGKADNFVDADNDGFNDVVDGDPTNALTTGTDTAGANTSDALILTGPDAGGDGKPDSYPNGDTDGDGILDNLDLDADNDGIPDVVEAGGTDINGDGIADDFIDADNDGFNDVVDADPTNALANGTDTAGANTSNALILTGPDASGDGNPDSYPNGDTDNDGILDNLDLDADNDGIPDVVEAGGTDINGDGIADDFIDADNDGFNDVVDADPTNALANGTDTAGANTSNALILTGTDDDNNGTPNTYPNGDTDGDGILDNLDLDADNDGIPDVVEAGGTDTNGDGKADNFVDADNDGFNDVVDGDPTNALANGIDTAGANTSNALILTGPDAGGDGNPDSYPNGDTDGDGILDNLDLDADNDGIPDVVEAGGTDVNGDGIADDFIDADNDGFNDVVDADPTNALTVGTDTAGANTSNALIITGPDAGGDGEPDSYPNGDTDGDGILDLLDLDSDNDGITDVIEAGGIDADRDGKADGFVDADTDGFNDLVDGDPTNVLTTGTDTAGANTSNALIVTGPDAGGDGKPDSYPNGDLDNDGKLNHLDIDTDNDGIPDNIEAQPSGTYIEPSDVGTDMTDVNNNGVDDVYEVGGIGFVPENTDGTDTADYLDLDSDNDGIPDITENGDTDNVALGTDADNDGLDDAFDDNDDSGISGATVNDGLGVGNKVTDSATLEAAYGDEDSDFNFGTGDVDYRDSPDADNDGIPDNIDLDDDNDGIPDTDESGVYLHDADEDGDGIPNYKDTTDNTSGDGNTGTDYTDLNGDGIPDVYDNDGDGIPNHLDLDSDNDGIPDIVEAGGEDTDGNGLIDDINTDGTLVNDTDNDGLDDRYDSNNGGSDIANPDTDGDGIPNTQDLDADNDGIPDVVEAGGTDANGDGRADNFIDTDNDGFNDVVDGDVGQDGISENTADVLIVTGDDANDDGKPDSYPNGDTDSDGIPSYLDLDADNDGIPDVVEAGGTDANGDGKTDNFVDADNDGFNDVVDGDPTNALTTGTDTAGANTSDALILTGPDAGGDGKPDSYPNGDTDGDGILDNLDLDADNDGIPDVVEAGGTDANGDGRADNFAGNDADNDGFNDDVDGDPTNALTVGTDTAGANTSNALILTGPDAGGDGNPDSYPNGDNDNDGILDHLDLDADNDGIPDVVEAGGTDANGDGRADNFAGNDVDNDGFNDDVDGDPTNALIVGTDTAGANTSNALIITGTDDDNNGTPNTYPNGDTDGDGILDNLDLDADNDGIPDVVEAGGTDANGDGIADDFIDADTDGFNDVVDGDPTNVLTSGTDTAGDNTSDALIVTGTDTDNDGQPNSYPNGDTDGDGILNYLDLDSDNDGITDVVEAGGTDADRDGKADGFLDADTDGFNDLVDGDPTNALATGTDTVGANTANALILTGADTSGDGNPDTYPNGDSDTDGKLDFLDIDADNDGIPDNIEGQPTRGYIAPSDVGANMTDVNNNGLDDNYENGALFGIVPENTDGVDNVDYLDADSDNDGIDDILENGNLNALSGVDTDGDGLDDNFEHGTNNDAFNVNDGINIPNKASLGDVDDDATSIGDLDYRDTTINGIPMITQVYHFGSEKWIEITNIGVNSIAANIIKIQLYKDRTGDQTGIPPNVTYTVTTPLNPGESVLFKNTANAITNISGTATVIDNATFVNVNMLTDIGGANDIITLSTLNDATSWTKRYDVISGFVDKTSYVRIDETLVPNNTYTASEWVLFIDDALDPYRLLSAGGAQRHPHDPLISEITSSNTDANTLLGLHRINITTNSGTTWNNGYPDRSRHVVVNGDYNHSTARLSARKLEIDNNSKLVVTNNLLVVTNDVNLTNANDEIRLVGTSQLVQTHTDATKVSGLGKLLVDQNSTVPSFYRYNYMSSPVTSNGTTYSLETVFKDGTTPLAASNTIQDITFVGGYDGNHNTNPISLASYWIYTYSPSTDGRSNWAQRYETGTIAAGDGFIFKGPGVAQNYTFTGIPNDGNLDASNIGAGQSYLVGNPFSSAINVKKFIEDNESSLTGTLYFWQHASEVNSQVGTSTGHNFAGYIGGYATRTIDLGVAANAYTVNQSNGTSGTGTGHTYDAPGLYIPIGQGFFIEGDATGGAVVFNNSQREFIDEAAGVSVFFKGEETASKNTGNHENTVPIIKLGMDYLNEQAISIHRQIGISFNPNNTFEYEKGYDAGIYDISTTDFYWKFPTDDTKYVISGIQDITSDLEVPLEITMGYSGEVSITVDEIKNVSENVYIIDKTTGIFYEIINTKAVLNLNEGVYTDRFVLAFKPNTTLSTDDIIDNAYTNVYADNKNHTLVISKNLEVDITNVELYNILGEKVSLWKIKKQNNSYKLDIKKQIPTGVYIVRLNTSKGEINKKIVIE